Proteins co-encoded in one Candidatus Methylomirabilota bacterium genomic window:
- the rimO gene encoding 30S ribosomal protein S12 methylthiotransferase RimO codes for MKVHFTTLGCPKNQVDSELMLGMLARSGHEITDAAETADCLVVNTCAFIDRAREESVQTILELARVKEAGRARALIVTGCLTQRYGGEILSEIPEVTAILGTSELDRIVDLVNQADGRQDWVTSAPPGYLYDSKTPRLLTSRVPYAYVKIAEGCDMGCTFCAIPQFRGAHRSRKLPDIVAEVEGLARQGIQEAILVSQDTLAYGRELPGNGDIGDLLLALSDTRMPWIRPMYLHPAHVNDRLVDKWRRARVVPYLDMPVQHGDDAILRAMRRAVTARRMKEIVAQFRETIPGVTIRTTVLVGFPGETDAVFDNLLSFVEDAAFDRLGVFTYSVEEGTPAATMPDQVPADVMVARAHQVQDLQDRLAWQRQKALYGTKQTVLVDGASVDPAFPFEGRTAGQAPEIDGVVYLRDPKLSPGRFAEVRIVEVDGYELVGE; via the coding sequence ATGAAAGTCCATTTCACCACTCTCGGCTGCCCCAAGAACCAGGTCGACTCCGAGCTGATGCTGGGCATGCTCGCTCGGTCCGGCCACGAGATCACGGATGCCGCCGAGACGGCCGACTGCCTCGTCGTCAATACCTGCGCCTTCATCGACCGGGCGCGCGAGGAATCGGTCCAGACGATTCTCGAGCTGGCGCGCGTGAAAGAGGCGGGCCGCGCGCGGGCGCTCATCGTGACCGGGTGTCTCACCCAGCGCTACGGCGGCGAGATCCTGAGCGAGATCCCTGAGGTCACGGCCATCCTCGGCACGTCCGAGCTCGACCGGATCGTGGATCTCGTCAACCAGGCCGACGGCAGGCAGGACTGGGTCACGAGCGCGCCGCCGGGCTATCTCTACGACTCGAAGACTCCGCGGCTGCTGACGTCGAGGGTGCCTTACGCGTATGTGAAGATCGCCGAAGGCTGCGACATGGGTTGCACCTTCTGCGCCATCCCCCAATTCCGGGGCGCTCACAGGAGCCGGAAGCTCCCGGACATCGTGGCCGAGGTCGAGGGGCTGGCCAGGCAGGGCATCCAGGAGGCCATCCTCGTCTCCCAGGACACGCTCGCGTACGGCCGCGAGCTGCCCGGCAACGGCGACATCGGCGATCTGCTCCTCGCGCTGTCTGACACGCGGATGCCGTGGATCAGGCCCATGTACCTTCATCCCGCGCACGTGAATGACCGCCTGGTGGACAAGTGGCGGCGCGCGCGCGTCGTGCCGTATCTCGACATGCCGGTGCAGCACGGCGACGATGCGATCCTCCGAGCCATGCGCCGCGCGGTGACGGCGCGACGGATGAAAGAGATCGTGGCACAGTTCCGCGAAACCATCCCGGGCGTCACGATCCGCACGACGGTCCTCGTGGGCTTTCCCGGCGAGACGGACGCCGTGTTCGACAACCTCCTGTCCTTCGTCGAGGACGCGGCTTTCGACCGCCTGGGCGTCTTCACCTACTCGGTCGAGGAGGGCACGCCGGCGGCAACCATGCCTGACCAGGTGCCCGCGGACGTGATGGTGGCGCGCGCGCACCAGGTCCAGGACCTTCAGGACCGCCTCGCCTGGCAGCGTCAGAAGGCGCTCTACGGCACGAAGCAGACCGTCCTGGTGGACGGCGCGAGCGTCGATCCCGCATTCCCCTTCGAGGGGAGGACGGCGGGACAGGCGCCGGAAATCGACGGGGT